One part of the Nostoc sp. PCC 7120 = FACHB-418 genome encodes these proteins:
- a CDS encoding glycosyltransferase codes for MSINKTQSLLPVPAGNLQVPEFPPSDSGVTGQPIQFSLIIPTYKESGNIRNVIERLSQILDEFIPGDYELIVVDDDSPDGTWEVALSLTAEYPQLRVMRRQEERGLSTAVIRGWQVARGSILGVIDGDLQHPPHVLLELLSKIHRGADLAVASRHVDGGGVSSWSFIRRFLSRGAQLLGLVILPSVLGRVSDPMSGYFMVRRNCITNATFNPVGYKILLEVIGRGKVDEIAEAGYVFCERQEGESKVTWKQYVDYIHHLIRLRVSTGRLQRIHQSFPLDKFIRFGLVGLSGVFVDMVILYLLSDPSTLAWPLTRSKIIASEIAIFNNFLWNDAWTFADVSMQQRGWNQRVKRFLKFNIVCLAGVVLNVLILNIIFNYLIPNRYIANLIAIAIATVWNFWVNLRLSWRVTQVK; via the coding sequence ATGAGTATCAATAAAACTCAGTCATTGTTGCCAGTACCCGCAGGTAATTTACAAGTTCCTGAGTTTCCACCTAGTGATTCGGGTGTGACTGGTCAACCCATCCAGTTTTCTCTCATTATTCCTACTTATAAAGAGAGCGGGAATATTAGGAATGTCATTGAGAGATTAAGTCAGATACTGGATGAGTTTATACCGGGAGATTATGAACTGATTGTAGTAGATGATGATAGCCCAGATGGCACTTGGGAGGTAGCCCTATCTTTGACGGCAGAATATCCACAGTTACGAGTGATGCGACGGCAGGAAGAAAGAGGACTATCTACAGCCGTAATTCGTGGGTGGCAAGTAGCTAGAGGTAGCATTTTAGGGGTCATTGATGGAGATTTGCAGCATCCACCCCATGTATTGCTGGAACTTTTAAGTAAAATCCATAGGGGTGCAGATTTAGCTGTAGCTAGTCGTCACGTAGATGGCGGTGGTGTAAGTAGCTGGAGTTTTATCAGACGTTTTTTGTCTCGTGGGGCGCAATTATTAGGACTAGTCATTCTACCCAGTGTATTGGGTAGGGTTTCTGACCCGATGAGTGGTTATTTTATGGTGCGGCGCAACTGTATTACCAATGCCACCTTTAATCCGGTAGGATACAAAATTTTATTAGAAGTGATTGGGCGAGGTAAAGTAGACGAAATTGCCGAAGCGGGTTATGTATTCTGTGAACGCCAAGAAGGTGAGAGCAAAGTTACTTGGAAGCAGTATGTAGATTACATCCACCATTTAATTCGCTTGCGAGTCTCCACCGGCAGATTGCAAAGGATTCATCAAAGCTTTCCCTTGGATAAATTCATCCGTTTTGGTTTGGTAGGGTTGAGTGGTGTATTTGTAGATATGGTAATACTTTACCTACTAAGTGACCCATCAACACTAGCCTGGCCACTGACCCGCAGTAAAATTATTGCTTCAGAAATAGCGATTTTCAACAATTTTCTCTGGAATGATGCCTGGACATTTGCCGACGTATCAATGCAGCAAAGAGGTTGGAATCAACGTGTGAAGCGATTTTTAAAATTTAATATTGTTTGTCTAGCCGGGGTAGTGCTGAATGTACTGATATTGAATATTATCTTTAATTATCTCATTCCTAACCGCTATATTGCCAACCTGATTGCGATCGCCATAGCCACTGTTTGGAACTTCTGGGTAAACTTGCGCCTCAGTTGGCGAGTCACTCAAGTCAAATAA